Proteins from one Impatiens glandulifera chromosome 2, dImpGla2.1, whole genome shotgun sequence genomic window:
- the LOC124926657 gene encoding RNA-binding KH domain-containing protein PEPPER isoform X2: MPSEENGSLQQPSDVAIAAQVTTDSITSASNSDSNSNSENDVPTGNTSLEAPVQAPAPVAKWPGWPGHCVFRLIVPVLKAGMIIGRKGELIKKMCEETRARVRVLDGPNSCPDRIVLIHALEEPDALLSPAMDAALRVFKRVNGFLEVGVDNNVSGTAGSAFTSIRLLVPSTQAINLIGKQGAVIKAIQEKSGASVRVLSNDEVLNYVTSEERIVELQGEQVKVLKALEAVIGHLRKFLVDPSVIPLFQISHTNTAPQEQPSENWQDKISLQPAPQTRLGIEYSSLPIKRDSLYLDRDPFESHTLPTSVASRYSMDLGLSGLRSTGPGRAGGPIISQVTQTMQIPLAYAEDIIGIQGANIAYIRRSSGAILTVQESRGLPDEITVEVKGSTTQVQAAQQLIQEFIGGHKEPKSSGYSNMDSTGYRSSYTQLSTAYPPPSSTSMPPPLSQQQQQQHQQSYGGGYVPSSSSSSSLGGLGLGSSNIGGLGLGSSSLGGYSSYRL, encoded by the exons ATGCCATCAGAGGAGAATGGATCACTACAGCAACCATCAGACGTCGCCATCGCTGCACAAGTCACGACAGATTCGATTACTTCTGCGTCCAATTCcgattccaattccaattccgaGAATGACGTGCCAACAGGAAACACTTCACTGGAAGCTCCAGTCCAAGCTCCAGCTCCGGTAGCCAAGTGGCCTGGATGGCCTGGGCACTGTGTATTTCGACTTATTGTGCCGGTACTCAAGGCTGGGATGATTATTGGCCGCAAGGGGGAACTCATCAAGAAAATGTGTGAGGAGACACGTGCTCGTGTTAGAGTTCTCGACGGTCCTAACAGTTGTCCTGACCGCATT GTACTGATACATGCTCTTGAGGAACCAGATGCACTCTTATCCCCAGCAATGGATGCTGCTCTGAGAGTGTTTAAACGTGTTAATGGATTTCTTGAGGTTGGGGTTGATAATAATGTATCTGGTACTGCTGGAAGTGCATTTACTTCTATCCGGCTGTTGGTGCCATCTACCCAGGCCATAAATTTAATAGGGAAGCAAGGTGCTGTAATCAAGGCTATTCAAGAAAAAAGTGGTGCCTCTGTTCGTGTACTTTCAAATG ATGAGGTGTTGAATTATGTCACCTCAGAGGAGCGAATTGTTGAGTTGCAAGGAGAACAAGTGAAGGTCCTTAAGGCCCTAGAAGCTGTGATTGGTCACCTCAGGAAGTTCTTAGTGGACCCTAGTGTCATTCCTCTCTTTCAAATAAGT CATACTAACACTGCACCCCAAGAACAGCCATCTGAGAACTGGCAGGACAAAATTTCATTGCAACCTGCTCCACAAACTAGGCTTGGCATTGAGTATTCTTCCCTTCCAATAAAGAGGGATTCTTTATATCTTGACCGTGATCCTTTTGAATCACACACTTTACCTACATCTGTAGCTTCACGTTATAGCATGGATCTTGGACTTTCAGGGTTACGCTCTACAGGACCCGGTCGTGCTGGTGGCCCCATCATAAGCCAG GTAACACAGACAATGCAAATACCTCTAGCTTATGCGGAGGATATTATTGGCATACAAGGAGCAAATATCGCATATATTCGGCGTAGCAGTGGTGCCATTCTTACTGTGCAAGAAAGCAGAGGTTTGCCAGACGAGATCACAGTGGAGGTGAAGGGGTCGACGACACAAGTTCAGGCTGCCCAGCAACTTATTCAG gAATTTATAGGGGGGCATAAAGAGCCAAAGAGTAGCGGGTATAGCAATATGGATAGTACAGGGTATAGGTCATCTTACACACAGCTGAGTACAGCGTATCCACCGCCATCCTCGACTTCAATGCCACCGCCATTatcacaacaacaacaacaacaacatcaacaatCCTATGGTGGTGGGTATGtaccttcttcatcttcttcttcaagtctTGGGGGGCTAGGGCTAGGGTCTTCAAATATAGGTGGGCTAGGGCTAGGATCTTCAAGTCTTGGTGGGTATAGCAGTTACAGGCTGTGA
- the LOC124926657 gene encoding RNA-binding KH domain-containing protein PEPPER isoform X1 yields MSSPDVATMPSEENGSLQQPSDVAIAAQVTTDSITSASNSDSNSNSENDVPTGNTSLEAPVQAPAPVAKWPGWPGHCVFRLIVPVLKAGMIIGRKGELIKKMCEETRARVRVLDGPNSCPDRIVLIHALEEPDALLSPAMDAALRVFKRVNGFLEVGVDNNVSGTAGSAFTSIRLLVPSTQAINLIGKQGAVIKAIQEKSGASVRVLSNDEVLNYVTSEERIVELQGEQVKVLKALEAVIGHLRKFLVDPSVIPLFQISHTNTAPQEQPSENWQDKISLQPAPQTRLGIEYSSLPIKRDSLYLDRDPFESHTLPTSVASRYSMDLGLSGLRSTGPGRAGGPIISQVTQTMQIPLAYAEDIIGIQGANIAYIRRSSGAILTVQESRGLPDEITVEVKGSTTQVQAAQQLIQEFIGGHKEPKSSGYSNMDSTGYRSSYTQLSTAYPPPSSTSMPPPLSQQQQQQHQQSYGGGYVPSSSSSSSLGGLGLGSSNIGGLGLGSSSLGGYSSYRL; encoded by the exons ATGTCTTCTCCAGATGTCGCAACTATGCCATCAGAGGAGAATGGATCACTACAGCAACCATCAGACGTCGCCATCGCTGCACAAGTCACGACAGATTCGATTACTTCTGCGTCCAATTCcgattccaattccaattccgaGAATGACGTGCCAACAGGAAACACTTCACTGGAAGCTCCAGTCCAAGCTCCAGCTCCGGTAGCCAAGTGGCCTGGATGGCCTGGGCACTGTGTATTTCGACTTATTGTGCCGGTACTCAAGGCTGGGATGATTATTGGCCGCAAGGGGGAACTCATCAAGAAAATGTGTGAGGAGACACGTGCTCGTGTTAGAGTTCTCGACGGTCCTAACAGTTGTCCTGACCGCATT GTACTGATACATGCTCTTGAGGAACCAGATGCACTCTTATCCCCAGCAATGGATGCTGCTCTGAGAGTGTTTAAACGTGTTAATGGATTTCTTGAGGTTGGGGTTGATAATAATGTATCTGGTACTGCTGGAAGTGCATTTACTTCTATCCGGCTGTTGGTGCCATCTACCCAGGCCATAAATTTAATAGGGAAGCAAGGTGCTGTAATCAAGGCTATTCAAGAAAAAAGTGGTGCCTCTGTTCGTGTACTTTCAAATG ATGAGGTGTTGAATTATGTCACCTCAGAGGAGCGAATTGTTGAGTTGCAAGGAGAACAAGTGAAGGTCCTTAAGGCCCTAGAAGCTGTGATTGGTCACCTCAGGAAGTTCTTAGTGGACCCTAGTGTCATTCCTCTCTTTCAAATAAGT CATACTAACACTGCACCCCAAGAACAGCCATCTGAGAACTGGCAGGACAAAATTTCATTGCAACCTGCTCCACAAACTAGGCTTGGCATTGAGTATTCTTCCCTTCCAATAAAGAGGGATTCTTTATATCTTGACCGTGATCCTTTTGAATCACACACTTTACCTACATCTGTAGCTTCACGTTATAGCATGGATCTTGGACTTTCAGGGTTACGCTCTACAGGACCCGGTCGTGCTGGTGGCCCCATCATAAGCCAG GTAACACAGACAATGCAAATACCTCTAGCTTATGCGGAGGATATTATTGGCATACAAGGAGCAAATATCGCATATATTCGGCGTAGCAGTGGTGCCATTCTTACTGTGCAAGAAAGCAGAGGTTTGCCAGACGAGATCACAGTGGAGGTGAAGGGGTCGACGACACAAGTTCAGGCTGCCCAGCAACTTATTCAG gAATTTATAGGGGGGCATAAAGAGCCAAAGAGTAGCGGGTATAGCAATATGGATAGTACAGGGTATAGGTCATCTTACACACAGCTGAGTACAGCGTATCCACCGCCATCCTCGACTTCAATGCCACCGCCATTatcacaacaacaacaacaacaacatcaacaatCCTATGGTGGTGGGTATGtaccttcttcatcttcttcttcaagtctTGGGGGGCTAGGGCTAGGGTCTTCAAATATAGGTGGGCTAGGGCTAGGATCTTCAAGTCTTGGTGGGTATAGCAGTTACAGGCTGTGA